A region of Haliotis asinina isolate JCU_RB_2024 chromosome 9, JCU_Hal_asi_v2, whole genome shotgun sequence DNA encodes the following proteins:
- the LOC137297147 gene encoding PI-PLC X domain-containing protein 3-like, whose translation MSDADFSNWMGNLPERLTKVPLGHLAIPGSHNSFTSALDSSHGVAVDQSETIQKLGASCCGAITKIIQRWSANQSMAMFEQLTAGIRYFDLRVCKKPDTEQFHFLHGLYGDNVQSALSTIRSFFEDNPKEVAILDMNHFHNMEPSDHDRLLGEIEDTVGDLLVPVNGYQYKLWSLTLANIWDHPGRIILIYHNPFNAATFPKIWNKNVIQSPWPNTSSTNSLIDFLERNYTEKTRPPGYSFHVWQGCLTPGTGTIAMRLCGSLKSVLARPATNAFVNWVRDKAPGEYRINICIVDFVEMADFIPVVIGINGENSRPFREQMTEDIFAKEFQ comes from the exons ATGTCAGACGCAGACTTCTCAAACTGGATGGGGAATCTACCCGAGCGTCTGACCAAAGTACCCCTCGGGCACCTCGCTATACCGG GTTCTCACAATTCGTTCACATCTGCTCTCGACTCCTCGCATGGCGTGGCAGTGGACCAATCAGAAACGATCCAGAAGCTGGGTGCGTCTTGCTGCGGAGCTATCACAAAAATCATCCAACGGTGGTCTGCCAATCAAAGCATGGCAATGTTTGAGCAGCTTACAGCAGGAATACGTTATTTCGATTTACGCGTGTGCAAGAAACCAGATACAGAACAATTCCATTTCTTACATGGTCTTTATGGAGATAATGTCCAATCTGCGCTTAGCACCATTAGGTCGTTTTTCGAAGACAACCCAAAAGAAGTGGCTATTTTGGACATGAACCATTTTCATAACATGGAGCCCTCAGATCATGATCGGTTGCTAGGAGAGATAGAGGACACTGTTGGTGATCTACTGGTCCCTGTGAATGGTTACCAATACAAACTATGGAGCCTCACTCTCGCCAACATCTGGGACCACCCCGGTCGGATTATCTTGATTTACCATAACCCTTTTAATGCGGCCACTTTTCCAAAGATTTGGAACAAGAATGTCATCCAGTCTCCCTGGCCAAACACGTCTAGCACAAATTCTCTGATCGATTTCCTAGAGAGAAATTACACCGAGAAAACACGTCCCCCTGGATATAGTTTTCATGTGTGGCAAGGTTGCCTTACACCGGGCACAGGAACAATTGCCATGCGACTATGTGGCTCTCTGAAGTCTGTTCTAGCTCGCCCTGCCACAAACGCTTTTGTCAACTGGGTGAGGGATAAAGCTCCGGGGGAATACAGGATTAATATCTGCATTGTAGACTTTGTAGAAATGGCTGATTTCATTCCCGTGGTCATTGGCATCAATGGTGAAAATTCAAGGCCATTTCGGGAACAGATGACAGAAGACATATTTGCCAAGGAATTCCAGTGA